In one Paramormyrops kingsleyae isolate MSU_618 chromosome 18, PKINGS_0.4, whole genome shotgun sequence genomic region, the following are encoded:
- the LOC111837073 gene encoding ankyrin repeat and SAM domain-containing protein 1A-like isoform X11: MGKEQELLEAARTGNRAAVEKLLSAKRQSAGVGGGSSGVGGAGGSGIGSSSHTLSSLLSIWRGPNVNCVDSTGYTPLHHAALNGHNDIVELLLRNEALTNIADNKGCYPLHLAAWKGDQRIVRLLVHQGPSHPKLNGQNSVDPREFKRCGPFDPYINAKNHDNETPLHCAAQYGHTEVVRLLLEELTDPTMRNSKMETPLDLAALYGRLEVVKLLLTAHPNLLSCSTRSHTPLHLAARNGHRAVVEVLLAAGMDINYETEKGSALHEAALFGKTDVVQKLLSSGINVNMVDKKGLTALDIVKDMPSQKSREIAALIQGHMTGSPPEIALPPPPSCQDNLSPRKKGDSTVELMPAPGPEEESPYEALFEATSCHSLDSLASGKSSERDTGRTDSEGGRKEPPPQTVQQPAGREEGVTSESLYVNSSMEQWVERMGRSEEDEDHTYDLLVTAQTKGSSRSGTDEAPPLSSSSLLPQRKPAPASEPRPPPPGQSAKTPPDLAPVPSQLGPRPVADSSVPGQGIDVPEQFTGLLHGSSPVFESHKVPGVPAASQNPQPTAAVAPAPVRSTMAASPSDPKAIYATVVHTRPEARDSPAAAPPASRPRPPGDLKLARSLSKSDSDLLVSPPNEEDGGLSGRSESVSNCSASKKRLEKSPSFASEWDEIEKIMNLIGAGFDFSKDQHMAAAGGVGAHALDQAVGDWLEHVGLPQYESKLLLNGFDDLRFLGSNVMEEQDLREIGVTDPGHRRKILQAARSLPKVKALGSDGSTSLSSWLDALGLQEYLPNFLTSGYRSLDCVRNLWELEIVNVLKITLLGHRKRIIASLAERCYEEPPVKPPRLSQIRCQDLASQTPPTLSHLDSYTGHSMDPLLSQGDFGRRRGPDPDYEAPQHSCSERPRPHDRAGDRQQEPRLTLRPPSLAAPYTPVQNWHHQPEKLIFESCGYEASYLGSMLIKNLRGTESTQDACAKMRRSTEQMRKVPTIILSITYKGVKFIDAANKNVIAEHEIRNISCAAQDPEDLCTFAYITKDLQTSHHYCHVFSTMDVNLTYEIILTLGQAFEVAYQLALQAQRNKQQQASEINETKSSRPVPKPRGSMRKSGTDSAELEVDTQSQGSATWLVDPKDSKHSISTKYETTIF; the protein is encoded by the exons CATCTGGAGGGGCCCCAATGTGAACTGCGTGGACAGCACTGGATACACCCCCCTCCACCACGCCGCCCTCAACGGCCACAA TGATATCGTGGAGCTGCTCCTTCGGAACGAGGCCCTGACCAACATCGCCGACAACAAGGGCTGCTACCCGCTGCACCTGGCTGCCTGGAAGGGCGACCAGCGCATCGTGCGGCTGCTCGTGCACCAGGGGCCGTCCCACCCCAAGCTCAATGGGCAG AACTCTGTAGACCCCAGAGAGTTCAAACGCTGCGGCCCGTTTGACCCATATATTAACGCCAAG AACCATGACAATGAGACACCGCTGCACTGCGCGGCCCAGTACGGCCACACCGAGGTGGTGCGCCTCCTCCTGGAGGAGCTGACGGACCCCACCATGCGCAACAGCAAGATGGAGACGCCACTGGACCTGGCAGCCCTATACGGCCGGCTGGAGGTGGTGAAGCTGCTGCTGACCGCCCACCCCAACCTGCTGAGCTGCTCCACCCGCAGCCATACGCCGCTGCACCTGGCCGCCCGCAATGGGCACCGGGCTGTGGTGGAGGTGCTGCTGGCTGCCGGCATGGACATCAACTACGAG ACGGAGAAAGGCAGCGCCCTGCACGAGGCGGCTCTCTTCGGCAAGACGGACGTGGTTCAGAAGCTGCTCAGCTCAG GGATCAACGTCAACATGGTGGACAAGAAGGGCTTGACGGCACTGGACATTGTCAAGGACatgccttcccagaagagccgGGAGATCGCCGCGCTCATCCAGG gtcacatgacaggaagtCCACCCGAAAtagccctgccccctcccccttcgTGTCAGGACAATCTGAGCCCCCGGAAGAAAG GAGACTCCACAGTCGAGCTGATGCCAGCACCGGGCCCTGAGGAGGAGAGCCCCTATGAGGCTCTCTTTGAAGCCACTTCCTGCCATTCCCTGGACAGCCTGGCCAGCGGCAAGTCTTCTGAGAGGGACACGGGCCGGACTGACAGCGAGGGAGGCAGG AAGGAGCCGCCACCCCAAACCGTGCAGCAACCAGCTGGCCGTGAGGAGGGCGTCACTTCggag TCCCTGTACGTGAACAGCAGCATGGAGCAGTGGGTGGAGCGAATGGGGAGGTCTGAGGAGGATGAGGACCACACGTACGACCTGCTAGTGACCGCCCAGACCAAAGGCTCGTCGCGGTCAGGCACAG ATGAGGCTCCCCCGCTGTCCTCCAGCAGCCTCCTGCCTCAG CGAAAACCAGCCCCGGCCAGTGAGCCCCGGCCCCCGCCCCCGGGCCAGTCCGCCAAGACACCCCCGGACCTGGCGCCAGTGCCCAGCCAACTGGGACCGCGTCCCGTGGCGG ATTCCAGCGTGCCTGGCCAGGGCATCGACGTCCCAGAGCAGTTCACCGGGCTTCTGCACGGCTCATCGCCCGTCTTCGAGTCTCACAAGGTGCCCGGTGTGCCAGCGGCGAGCCAGAACCCGCAGCCGACAGCAGCTGTCGCTCCCGCGCCCGTGCGGTCCACCATGGCAGCCTCCCCGTCCGACCCCAAGGCCATCTACGCCACCGTGGTGCACACCAGGCCCGAGGCCAGGGACTCGCCTGCCGCGGCGCCGCCGGCCAGCCGGCCACGCCCCCCAGGGGACCTGAAGTTGGCTCGGAGCCTCTCCAAGTCTGACTCGGACCTGCTGGTGTCGCCACCCAACGAGGAGGACGGCGGCCTGAGTGGCCGCAGCGAGTCCGTCTCCAATTGCAGCGCCAGCAAGAAacggctggagaagtcgccaTCGTTCGCCTCCGAGTGGGATGAG ATTGAGAAAATCATGAACCTGATTGGAGCAGGATTTGACTTCTCAAAGGACCAGCACATGGCTGCTGCAG ggggcgttgGAGCACACGCCTTGGACCAGGCCGTGGGAGATTGGCTGGAGCATGTCGGCCTGCCGCAGTATGAGAGCAAGCTGCTTCTCAATGGCTTTGATGACCTGCGCTTCTTG GGTAGCAATGTGATGGAGGAGCAGGATCTCCGAGAGATTGGCGTCACAGACCCAGGGCATCGACGGAAGATCCTGCAGGCAGCCCGATCACTGCCCAAG gtgaAAGCTCTGGGTTCTGATGGCAGCACTTCACTCTCCTCCTGGCTGGATGCTCTGGGCCTGCAGGAGTATCTGCCCAACTTCTTAACCAGTGGATATCGCTCCCTGGACTGCGTCAGGAATCTTTGGGAACTGGAGATTGTCAAC GTGCTGAAGATCACACTGCTCGGGCACCGGAAACGGATTATCGCCTCTCTGGCAGAGCGATGCTATGAAGAACCCCCCGTCAAGCCGCCCCGTTTGTCGCAGATAAGG TGTCAGGACTTGGCCTCACAGACACCCCCTACGCTCAGTCACCTGGACTCCTACACAGGACACTCCATGGACCCTCTCCTATCCCAGGGGGATTttgggaggaggagggggcctGACCCTGACTATGAGGCTCCCCAACATTCCTGCAGCGAGCGGCCCCGCCCCCAC GACCGAGCTGGGGACCGGCAGCAGGAGCCCCGCCTGACCCTGAGACCCCCCAGCCTCGCAGCACCGTACACACCGGTCCAAAACTGGCACCATCAACCGGAGAAGCTCATCTTCGAGTCTTGTGGCTATGAAGCTAGC TACCTGGGATCCATGCTCATCAAGAACCTGCGAGGTACCGAGTCTACCCAGGACGCCTGTGCGAAAATGAGG AGGTCCACCGAGCAAATGAGGAAGGTCCCCACCATCATCCTGTCCATCACATACAAAGGCGTCAAGTTCATTGACGCAGCCAACAAG AACGTCATCGCTGAGCATGAAATCAGAAACATCTCCTGTGCAGCCCAGGACCCCGAAGACCTCTGCACCTTCGCTTACATCACCAAGGACCTGCAGACCAGCCACCACTACTGCCATGTCTTCAGCACCATGGACGTG AACCTGACCTATGAGATCATTCTGACGCTGGGACAGGCATTCGAGGTGGCCTATCAGCTCGCCCTCCAGGCCCAGAGGAACAAGCAGCAGCAAGCGTCAGAGATCAATGAGACCAAGTCCAGCCGCCCAGTACCCAAACCTCGAGGTAGCATGAGGAAGTCTGGG ACAGATTCTGCTGAGCTGGAGGTGGACACACAGTCCCAGGGAAGTGCCACGTGGCTGGTGGACCCAAAGGACTCCAAACACAGCATCAGTACAAAGTATGAGACCACCATATTCTGA
- the LOC111837073 gene encoding ankyrin repeat and SAM domain-containing protein 1A-like isoform X5: protein MGKEQELLEAARTGNRAAVEKLLSAKRQSAGVGGGSSGVGGAGGSGIGSSSHTLSSLLSIWRGPNVNCVDSTGYTPLHHAALNGHNDIVELLLRNEALTNIADNKGCYPLHLAAWKGDQRIVRLLVHQGPSHPKLNGQNSVDPREFKRCGPFDPYINAKNHDNETPLHCAAQYGHTEVVRLLLEELTDPTMRNSKMETPLDLAALYGRLEVVKLLLTAHPNLLSCSTRSHTPLHLAARNGHRAVVEVLLAAGMDINYETEKGSALHEAALFGKTDVVQKLLSSGINVNMVDKKGLTALDIVKDMPSQKSREIAALIQGHMTGSPPEIALPPPPSCQDNLSPRKKGDSTVELMPAPGPEEESPYEALFEATSCHSLDSLASGKSSERDTGRTDSEGGRKEPPPQTVQQPAGREEGVTSESLYVNSSMEQWVERMGRSEEDEDHTYDLLVTAQTKGSSRSGTDEAPPLSSSSLLPQRKPAPASEPRPPPPGQSAKTPPDLAPVPSQLGPRPVADSSVPGQGIDVPEQFTGLLHGSSPVFESHKVPGVPAASQNPQPTAAVAPAPVRSTMAASPSDPKAIYATVVHTRPEARDSPAAAPPASRPRPPGDLKLARSLSKSDSDLLVSPPNEEDGGLSGRSESVSNCSASKKRLEKSPSFASEWDEQTRQSLAAQPRNSKSFQSIEKIMNLIGAGFDFSKDQHMAAAGGVGAHALDQAVGDWLEHVGLPQYESKLLLNGFDDLRFLGSNVMEEQDLREIGVTDPGHRRKILQAARSLPKVKALGSDGSTSLSSWLDALGLQEYLPNFLTSGYRSLDCVRNLWELEIVNVLKITLLGHRKRIIASLAERCYEEPPVKPPRLSQIRCQDLASQTPPTLSHLDSYTGHSMDPLLSQGDFGRRRGPDPDYEAPQHSCSERPRPHDRAGDRQQEPRLTLRPPSLAAPYTPVQNWHHQPEKLIFESCGYEASYLGSMLIKNLRGTESTQDACAKMRRSTEQMRKVPTIILSITYKGVKFIDAANKNVIAEHEIRNISCAAQDPEDLCTFAYITKDLQTSHHYCHVFSTMDVNLTYEIILTLGQAFEVAYQLALQAQRNKQQQASEINETKSSRPVPKPRGSMRKSGTDSAELEVDTQSQGSATWLVDPKDSKHSISTKYETTIF, encoded by the exons CATCTGGAGGGGCCCCAATGTGAACTGCGTGGACAGCACTGGATACACCCCCCTCCACCACGCCGCCCTCAACGGCCACAA TGATATCGTGGAGCTGCTCCTTCGGAACGAGGCCCTGACCAACATCGCCGACAACAAGGGCTGCTACCCGCTGCACCTGGCTGCCTGGAAGGGCGACCAGCGCATCGTGCGGCTGCTCGTGCACCAGGGGCCGTCCCACCCCAAGCTCAATGGGCAG AACTCTGTAGACCCCAGAGAGTTCAAACGCTGCGGCCCGTTTGACCCATATATTAACGCCAAG AACCATGACAATGAGACACCGCTGCACTGCGCGGCCCAGTACGGCCACACCGAGGTGGTGCGCCTCCTCCTGGAGGAGCTGACGGACCCCACCATGCGCAACAGCAAGATGGAGACGCCACTGGACCTGGCAGCCCTATACGGCCGGCTGGAGGTGGTGAAGCTGCTGCTGACCGCCCACCCCAACCTGCTGAGCTGCTCCACCCGCAGCCATACGCCGCTGCACCTGGCCGCCCGCAATGGGCACCGGGCTGTGGTGGAGGTGCTGCTGGCTGCCGGCATGGACATCAACTACGAG ACGGAGAAAGGCAGCGCCCTGCACGAGGCGGCTCTCTTCGGCAAGACGGACGTGGTTCAGAAGCTGCTCAGCTCAG GGATCAACGTCAACATGGTGGACAAGAAGGGCTTGACGGCACTGGACATTGTCAAGGACatgccttcccagaagagccgGGAGATCGCCGCGCTCATCCAGG gtcacatgacaggaagtCCACCCGAAAtagccctgccccctcccccttcgTGTCAGGACAATCTGAGCCCCCGGAAGAAAG GAGACTCCACAGTCGAGCTGATGCCAGCACCGGGCCCTGAGGAGGAGAGCCCCTATGAGGCTCTCTTTGAAGCCACTTCCTGCCATTCCCTGGACAGCCTGGCCAGCGGCAAGTCTTCTGAGAGGGACACGGGCCGGACTGACAGCGAGGGAGGCAGG AAGGAGCCGCCACCCCAAACCGTGCAGCAACCAGCTGGCCGTGAGGAGGGCGTCACTTCggag TCCCTGTACGTGAACAGCAGCATGGAGCAGTGGGTGGAGCGAATGGGGAGGTCTGAGGAGGATGAGGACCACACGTACGACCTGCTAGTGACCGCCCAGACCAAAGGCTCGTCGCGGTCAGGCACAG ATGAGGCTCCCCCGCTGTCCTCCAGCAGCCTCCTGCCTCAG CGAAAACCAGCCCCGGCCAGTGAGCCCCGGCCCCCGCCCCCGGGCCAGTCCGCCAAGACACCCCCGGACCTGGCGCCAGTGCCCAGCCAACTGGGACCGCGTCCCGTGGCGG ATTCCAGCGTGCCTGGCCAGGGCATCGACGTCCCAGAGCAGTTCACCGGGCTTCTGCACGGCTCATCGCCCGTCTTCGAGTCTCACAAGGTGCCCGGTGTGCCAGCGGCGAGCCAGAACCCGCAGCCGACAGCAGCTGTCGCTCCCGCGCCCGTGCGGTCCACCATGGCAGCCTCCCCGTCCGACCCCAAGGCCATCTACGCCACCGTGGTGCACACCAGGCCCGAGGCCAGGGACTCGCCTGCCGCGGCGCCGCCGGCCAGCCGGCCACGCCCCCCAGGGGACCTGAAGTTGGCTCGGAGCCTCTCCAAGTCTGACTCGGACCTGCTGGTGTCGCCACCCAACGAGGAGGACGGCGGCCTGAGTGGCCGCAGCGAGTCCGTCTCCAATTGCAGCGCCAGCAAGAAacggctggagaagtcgccaTCGTTCGCCTCCGAGTGGGATGAG CAGACACGGCAGTCTCTGGCCGCACAACCTCGGAACTCTAAGTCATTCCAAAGT ATTGAGAAAATCATGAACCTGATTGGAGCAGGATTTGACTTCTCAAAGGACCAGCACATGGCTGCTGCAG ggggcgttgGAGCACACGCCTTGGACCAGGCCGTGGGAGATTGGCTGGAGCATGTCGGCCTGCCGCAGTATGAGAGCAAGCTGCTTCTCAATGGCTTTGATGACCTGCGCTTCTTG GGTAGCAATGTGATGGAGGAGCAGGATCTCCGAGAGATTGGCGTCACAGACCCAGGGCATCGACGGAAGATCCTGCAGGCAGCCCGATCACTGCCCAAG gtgaAAGCTCTGGGTTCTGATGGCAGCACTTCACTCTCCTCCTGGCTGGATGCTCTGGGCCTGCAGGAGTATCTGCCCAACTTCTTAACCAGTGGATATCGCTCCCTGGACTGCGTCAGGAATCTTTGGGAACTGGAGATTGTCAAC GTGCTGAAGATCACACTGCTCGGGCACCGGAAACGGATTATCGCCTCTCTGGCAGAGCGATGCTATGAAGAACCCCCCGTCAAGCCGCCCCGTTTGTCGCAGATAAGG TGTCAGGACTTGGCCTCACAGACACCCCCTACGCTCAGTCACCTGGACTCCTACACAGGACACTCCATGGACCCTCTCCTATCCCAGGGGGATTttgggaggaggagggggcctGACCCTGACTATGAGGCTCCCCAACATTCCTGCAGCGAGCGGCCCCGCCCCCAC GACCGAGCTGGGGACCGGCAGCAGGAGCCCCGCCTGACCCTGAGACCCCCCAGCCTCGCAGCACCGTACACACCGGTCCAAAACTGGCACCATCAACCGGAGAAGCTCATCTTCGAGTCTTGTGGCTATGAAGCTAGC TACCTGGGATCCATGCTCATCAAGAACCTGCGAGGTACCGAGTCTACCCAGGACGCCTGTGCGAAAATGAGG AGGTCCACCGAGCAAATGAGGAAGGTCCCCACCATCATCCTGTCCATCACATACAAAGGCGTCAAGTTCATTGACGCAGCCAACAAG AACGTCATCGCTGAGCATGAAATCAGAAACATCTCCTGTGCAGCCCAGGACCCCGAAGACCTCTGCACCTTCGCTTACATCACCAAGGACCTGCAGACCAGCCACCACTACTGCCATGTCTTCAGCACCATGGACGTG AACCTGACCTATGAGATCATTCTGACGCTGGGACAGGCATTCGAGGTGGCCTATCAGCTCGCCCTCCAGGCCCAGAGGAACAAGCAGCAGCAAGCGTCAGAGATCAATGAGACCAAGTCCAGCCGCCCAGTACCCAAACCTCGAGGTAGCATGAGGAAGTCTGGG ACAGATTCTGCTGAGCTGGAGGTGGACACACAGTCCCAGGGAAGTGCCACGTGGCTGGTGGACCCAAAGGACTCCAAACACAGCATCAGTACAAAGTATGAGACCACCATATTCTGA